In Rhizobium sp. WSM4643, the following are encoded in one genomic region:
- a CDS encoding DUF2799 domain-containing protein, whose amino-acid sequence MIRLFLALAVTIGFGLFLVSCNTLSKEECVAADWRVIGESDGAAGYEPQQRFAAHAKSCERIKIVPDQTIWFQGYQTGLVRYCTPLSGLARGQAGSGYANVCPPETAPGFLRGFGLGRKQHELQSRLSSMQNDYSSKETDIDDLSDKLRDAKDGDRTELRRRIEDLEDDMHDIRRDQRDVQDELDRISSDVGWFQLNPNAELPAPGY is encoded by the coding sequence ATGATCCGTTTGTTTCTTGCGCTTGCCGTCACCATCGGCTTCGGCCTTTTCCTTGTCTCCTGCAATACGCTGTCCAAGGAGGAATGCGTCGCCGCCGACTGGCGGGTAATCGGCGAGAGCGACGGGGCGGCGGGCTACGAGCCGCAACAGCGCTTCGCCGCACATGCGAAATCCTGCGAGCGGATCAAGATCGTGCCCGATCAGACAATCTGGTTTCAGGGATATCAAACGGGGCTGGTGCGCTACTGCACGCCACTCAGCGGGCTTGCGCGCGGCCAGGCGGGCAGCGGCTACGCCAATGTCTGCCCGCCGGAGACCGCGCCCGGTTTCCTGCGCGGCTTCGGCCTCGGCAGGAAGCAGCACGAGCTGCAGTCACGCCTTAGCTCGATGCAGAACGATTATAGTTCGAAGGAGACTGATATCGACGATCTTTCCGACAAGCTGCGGGATGCCAAGGATGGCGACCGCACGGAACTTCGCCGGCGGATCGAGGATCTGGAAGACGACATGCACGACATCCGCCGCGATCAGCGCGACGTGCAGGACGAACTCGACCGTATCAGCAGTGACGTCGGATGGTTCCAGCTGAACCCGAACGCCGAACTGCCGGCGCCGGGTTACTGA
- a CDS encoding heme-degrading domain-containing protein — protein MIIEDDLSRIAEQEKVLSFDAFDLTTAWQLGKLLQELATERGLGIAIDVTLHSMPVFYAALPGVTPDNVNWVRRKRNMVLRYFRSSYACGLKLQKDGKTVEDNGLSGADYAPHGGSFPINVKGTGCIGAVTVSGLPQRDDHNLAVEALALMLAKDLDTLRLAPTL, from the coding sequence ATGATAATCGAGGACGATCTCAGCCGGATCGCGGAGCAGGAGAAAGTGCTGAGCTTCGACGCTTTCGACCTGACGACGGCATGGCAGCTCGGCAAACTCCTGCAGGAACTCGCCACCGAGCGCGGCCTCGGCATCGCGATCGACGTGACCCTGCATTCGATGCCGGTCTTCTATGCGGCACTGCCGGGTGTAACGCCTGATAACGTCAACTGGGTCCGGCGCAAGCGCAATATGGTGCTGCGTTATTTCCGCAGCAGCTATGCCTGCGGCCTGAAGCTTCAGAAGGATGGCAAGACGGTCGAGGATAACGGGCTTTCCGGCGCCGACTATGCGCCGCATGGCGGTAGTTTCCCGATTAACGTCAAGGGTACCGGCTGCATCGGCGCGGTCACCGTCTCGGGACTGCCGCAGCGTGACGACCACAATCTCGCGGTCGAGGCGCTGGCGCTGATGCTCGCCAAGGATCTGGATACGCTGCGGCTCGCCCCGACGCTTTGA
- a CDS encoding flavin reductase family protein: MSVSFDFKQLTERQRYKLMIGTIIPRPIALVTTVDENGRINAAPFSFFNCLSADPPILAIGVENNADMSFKDTGHNIRMTEVFTVNIVSLAIAEAMHVCGAKYPRGVDELKEAGLTAMPGEKVASPFIAEAPAAFECRRHVTLELGRSRQIVMGEIVYAHYRDGVVDPERLHVDPAAVDAIARLGGDTCATIRDRFEMLTPKL, translated from the coding sequence ATGTCCGTCTCTTTCGATTTCAAGCAGCTCACCGAGCGCCAACGCTACAAGCTGATGATCGGCACGATCATCCCGCGGCCGATCGCGCTGGTGACGACGGTCGACGAGAATGGCCGGATCAACGCCGCACCCTTCAGTTTCTTCAACTGCCTTTCGGCCGATCCGCCGATCCTTGCGATCGGGGTCGAGAACAATGCCGACATGTCGTTCAAGGACACCGGCCATAATATCCGCATGACCGAGGTGTTCACGGTCAATATCGTCTCCTTGGCCATCGCCGAGGCGATGCATGTCTGCGGCGCCAAATATCCGCGCGGCGTCGACGAGCTGAAGGAAGCCGGCCTGACGGCGATGCCGGGCGAAAAGGTCGCCTCGCCCTTCATCGCCGAGGCGCCGGCCGCTTTCGAATGCCGGCGGCATGTGACGCTGGAGCTCGGCCGCTCACGGCAGATCGTCATGGGCGAGATCGTCTATGCGCATTACCGCGACGGGGTCGTCGATCCGGAAAGGCTGCATGTCGATCCGGCTGCGGTCGATGCGATTGCGCGGCTCGGCGGCGATACCTGTGCCACCATCCGCGACCGTTTCGAGATGCTGACGCCGAAGCTTTGA
- a CDS encoding aspartate/glutamate racemase family protein codes for MRILIVNPNTTASMTDKAATAARAVAASGTEIIAATSRMGPVSIEGHYDGALAIPGLLSELKERQAAGYDAAVIACFDDTGLEAARTFADVPILGLCESAVVTAGFLAQRFTVVTTLERSRVLIDNLLRRYGMGDRAKVRASDIPVLELEDPASGAIGKLRAEIERALLEDGAEAIVLGCAGMTDLARELQEIYGVPVVDGVAAAVKQAEALLSLGLSTSKRGSYASPLPKPFAGAMSGFSPVLKVG; via the coding sequence ATGCGCATCCTCATCGTCAATCCGAACACCACGGCCTCCATGACCGACAAGGCCGCGACCGCCGCGCGTGCGGTGGCGGCATCCGGTACGGAGATCATCGCCGCCACCTCGCGCATGGGGCCGGTTTCCATCGAGGGACATTACGACGGGGCCTTAGCGATCCCCGGTCTGCTCTCCGAACTCAAGGAGCGACAGGCGGCGGGTTATGACGCGGCCGTTATCGCCTGCTTCGACGATACCGGACTCGAAGCGGCGCGAACCTTCGCCGATGTGCCGATCCTCGGGCTCTGCGAATCTGCGGTGGTGACGGCGGGCTTTCTGGCGCAGCGCTTCACCGTGGTGACGACGCTGGAGCGGTCGCGGGTGCTGATCGACAATCTGTTGCGCCGCTACGGCATGGGCGACCGCGCCAAGGTGCGTGCCTCCGACATCCCGGTGCTGGAGCTGGAAGATCCGGCCTCGGGCGCGATCGGCAAGCTCAGAGCCGAAATCGAGCGGGCGCTTTTGGAAGACGGCGCCGAGGCGATCGTGCTCGGCTGCGCCGGCATGACCGATCTGGCGCGTGAGCTGCAGGAGATCTACGGCGTGCCTGTCGTCGATGGCGTTGCCGCCGCCGTCAAGCAGGCCGAAGCGCTGTTGTCGCTCGGACTTTCCACCAGCAAGCGCGGCTCCTACGCGTCGCCGCTGCCGAAACCTTTTGCCGGGGCGATGAGCGGTTTCTCGCCGGTCCTCAAGGTCGGCTGA
- a CDS encoding ABC transporter permease has translation MSHEKRGLEFYLLALFFVIFVLFLYGPLSAILILSFQGPDGGLTFPMNGVSTHWFFNLFEKQAVGDFGASFRRSFTLGLMVMAVTVVVSLLAGLAFRRRFPGSTALFYATVASLVVPSIIISLGIGVVFQEGGLKPAWYSSAFGAHLTWTLPFGVLIMFAVFNRFSPAYEEAARDLGASSWQTFCHVVLPMIAPSLIGVGLFGFTLSYDEFARTLMTSGTYNTLPLEIYGMTTNVTTPVLYALGTVTTLFSFTIILLALGIMTMLSRRQAKIN, from the coding sequence ATGAGCCACGAAAAACGCGGCCTGGAATTCTACCTGCTGGCGCTCTTCTTCGTCATCTTCGTGCTGTTCCTCTACGGCCCGCTTTCGGCGATCCTGATCCTCTCCTTCCAGGGGCCGGATGGCGGCCTGACCTTCCCGATGAACGGCGTTTCCACCCATTGGTTCTTCAACCTGTTCGAGAAGCAGGCGGTCGGCGATTTCGGCGCCTCCTTCCGCCGCTCCTTCACCCTCGGGCTGATGGTGATGGCGGTGACCGTCGTCGTCTCGCTGCTCGCCGGCCTTGCCTTCCGGCGCCGTTTCCCCGGTTCGACGGCGCTGTTTTATGCCACGGTCGCAAGCCTCGTCGTGCCGTCGATCATCATCTCGCTCGGCATCGGCGTCGTCTTCCAGGAGGGTGGCCTCAAGCCTGCCTGGTATTCGTCGGCCTTCGGCGCCCATCTGACCTGGACGCTGCCTTTCGGCGTGCTGATCATGTTTGCCGTCTTCAACCGCTTCTCGCCGGCTTATGAAGAGGCGGCGCGTGACCTTGGCGCCAGCTCATGGCAGACGTTCTGCCATGTCGTGCTGCCTATGATCGCCCCCAGCCTGATCGGCGTCGGCCTGTTCGGCTTCACGCTCTCCTATGACGAATTCGCCCGCACGCTGATGACATCAGGCACCTACAACACGCTGCCGCTCGAAATCTATGGCATGACGACCAACGTCACGACGCCGGTGCTCTATGCGCTCGGCACGGTGACGACGCTGTTTTCCTTCACAATCATTCTCCTTGCGCTCGGCATCATGACGATGCTCAGCCGGCGGCAGGCAAAGATAAACTGA
- a CDS encoding ABC transporter permease: MATIAAETEEDGQGARGGRGLRLSPSAISYLQATPLFVILGFFFLLPIAMIAVVSFWDYDFAGLYPDFLTMNYTETLGSWVTWKTYLNTLKFTAIVWSLTLVIGFWVAYFLAFHIRKTSTQMILFLVCTVPFMTSNIIRMISWIPVLGRNGLVNSTLIEMGIIPKPIEWLLYSDFAVVLAMVHLYTLFMVTPIFNTLMRIDRSLFEAARDAGASGWQVLWNVVIPLAKPGMAIGTIFVVTLVMADFSTVQVMSGGQSASVALMMKNQMSLLQYPAAAANAVVLLAVVLLMVAAILRVVDIRKEL; encoded by the coding sequence ATGGCGACCATCGCAGCGGAAACGGAGGAGGATGGGCAGGGCGCGCGCGGCGGGCGTGGGCTGAGGCTTTCTCCATCGGCGATATCCTATCTCCAGGCGACGCCGCTGTTCGTCATTCTCGGCTTCTTCTTCCTGCTGCCGATCGCCATGATCGCCGTCGTCAGCTTCTGGGACTACGACTTTGCCGGCCTCTATCCCGATTTCCTGACGATGAACTACACCGAGACGCTCGGTTCGTGGGTGACGTGGAAGACCTATCTCAACACGCTGAAATTCACAGCGATCGTCTGGTCGCTGACGCTCGTCATCGGCTTCTGGGTCGCCTATTTCCTGGCCTTCCACATCCGCAAGACCTCGACGCAGATGATCCTCTTCCTCGTCTGCACCGTGCCGTTCATGACGTCGAATATCATCCGCATGATCTCGTGGATCCCGGTGCTCGGGCGCAACGGCCTCGTCAATTCGACGCTGATCGAGATGGGCATCATCCCCAAGCCGATTGAATGGCTGCTCTATTCCGATTTCGCCGTCGTGCTCGCCATGGTGCATCTCTATACGCTGTTCATGGTGACGCCGATCTTCAACACGCTGATGCGCATCGACCGGTCGCTATTCGAGGCGGCGCGCGATGCCGGCGCCTCCGGCTGGCAGGTGTTATGGAATGTCGTCATCCCGCTCGCCAAGCCCGGCATGGCGATCGGCACGATCTTCGTCGTCACGCTCGTCATGGCTGATTTTTCGACGGTGCAGGTGATGTCCGGCGGCCAAAGCGCCTCGGTAGCGCTGATGATGAAAAACCAGATGTCGCTGCTGCAATATCCGGCCGCTGCCGCCAACGCCGTGGTGCTGCTCGCCGTCGTGCTGTTGATGGTCGCGGCCATCCTGCGTGTTGTCGACATCCGCAAGGAGCTTTGA
- a CDS encoding ABC transporter substrate-binding protein: MTTETTSTKAEKGLSRRTLLKTGAAAVGAIAGSGAITGFPTVWAKTNITLRQFGTGVSNINAIAEKCKADLGITLEMTATDSDAAAQRAVTQPDSYDIADIEYWIAKKVFPTGVMQPMDVKKLKYYDKIVPLFINGKLKADSVIAQGTAPHTVGFVEAQGSKKFAKEPTQWMTMVPTIYNADTLGIRPDLTGRPITSWADILDPAFKGKTAILNIPSIGIMDAAMIMEASGKIKYADKGNMTKEEIDKTIEFLIKTKGDGQFRAFWKSFDESVNLMASGEVVIQSMWSPAVAAVRSKGIACTFQPLKEGYRAWGGGLGLASHLKGAELDAAYEYINWYTSGWVGGYLNRQGYYSACMDTAKQFMSADEWGYWIEGKPAQGDILSPEGKVMEKAGAVRDGGSFEARMGAVACWNSVMDEDRYMVRRWNEFIAA; encoded by the coding sequence ATGACGACTGAAACGACATCGACCAAGGCGGAGAAGGGTCTTTCCCGCCGCACGCTGCTGAAGACGGGTGCTGCCGCCGTCGGCGCCATCGCCGGCTCCGGCGCGATTACCGGCTTTCCCACCGTCTGGGCGAAGACGAACATCACGCTTCGCCAGTTCGGCACCGGCGTTTCCAACATCAATGCCATCGCCGAGAAGTGCAAAGCCGATCTCGGCATCACGCTGGAAATGACGGCAACCGATTCCGACGCCGCCGCCCAGCGTGCCGTCACCCAGCCTGATAGCTACGACATTGCCGACATCGAATACTGGATCGCCAAGAAGGTGTTCCCGACCGGCGTCATGCAGCCGATGGATGTCAAGAAGCTGAAATATTACGACAAGATCGTACCGCTGTTCATCAACGGCAAGCTGAAAGCAGACAGCGTCATTGCCCAGGGTACGGCGCCGCATACGGTCGGCTTCGTCGAGGCGCAGGGTTCCAAGAAGTTCGCCAAGGAGCCGACACAGTGGATGACGATGGTTCCGACCATCTACAATGCCGACACGCTCGGCATCCGCCCCGACCTCACCGGCCGTCCGATCACCAGCTGGGCCGATATTCTCGATCCGGCCTTCAAGGGCAAGACCGCGATCCTCAACATCCCGTCGATCGGCATCATGGATGCGGCGATGATCATGGAAGCCTCGGGCAAGATCAAATATGCCGACAAGGGCAACATGACGAAGGAAGAGATCGACAAGACGATCGAGTTCCTGATCAAGACCAAGGGCGACGGCCAGTTCCGCGCCTTCTGGAAGTCGTTCGACGAAAGCGTCAACCTGATGGCCTCGGGCGAAGTCGTCATCCAGTCGATGTGGTCGCCGGCTGTCGCCGCCGTCCGCTCCAAGGGCATCGCCTGCACTTTCCAGCCGCTCAAGGAAGGCTACCGCGCCTGGGGCGGCGGTCTCGGCCTTGCCTCGCATCTCAAGGGCGCTGAGCTCGATGCCGCCTATGAATACATCAACTGGTACACATCGGGCTGGGTCGGCGGCTACCTCAACCGCCAGGGCTATTACTCCGCCTGCATGGACACCGCCAAGCAATTCATGTCGGCCGACGAATGGGGCTACTGGATCGAGGGCAAGCCGGCGCAGGGCGATATCCTGTCTCCCGAGGGCAAGGTCATGGAGAAGGCCGGCGCCGTTCGCGACGGTGGCTCCTTCGAAGCCCGCATGGGCGCGGTGGCCTGCTGGAACTCCGTGATGGACGAGGACCGCTACATGGTCCGCCGCTGGAACGAGTTCATCGCTGCCTAG
- a CDS encoding ABC transporter ATP-binding protein → MSKAAEIDIVSVSKAYGATTAVHAISLKIPAGSYCCFLGPSGCGKTSTLRMIAGHESISSGDIRLGNVVVTDFPPARRGTAMMFQSYALFPHLDLIDNVAFSLKMKGVDKQERRAKALEMLKLMQMEGYANRRPAQLSGGQQQRVALARALITDPEALLLDEPLSALDPFLKIRMRAELKKLQKTLGITFVHVTHSQEEAMALADVIVIMNDGRIEQAAAPREVFERPATAFVARFMGDHNVLSGRVTSSENGVLVMTVPEGQSFSVRGTGREIGEPVDIGIRTDRVRLQVASEWTLGFDGIVSNIEYRGSSVKITVLGAGSDDFTVIADDAEYFARPVAVGDTVSLSWAPEDAVLLGRPSA, encoded by the coding sequence ATGTCGAAAGCGGCAGAGATCGATATAGTATCCGTTTCGAAGGCCTATGGCGCGACGACGGCGGTCCATGCGATCAGCCTGAAGATTCCGGCTGGCTCCTATTGCTGCTTCCTCGGTCCGTCGGGCTGCGGCAAGACCTCGACGCTGCGCATGATCGCCGGCCATGAGAGCATCTCGTCGGGCGACATCAGGCTCGGCAATGTCGTTGTTACCGATTTTCCGCCGGCCAGACGCGGCACGGCGATGATGTTCCAGTCCTACGCGCTCTTCCCGCATCTCGATTTGATCGACAACGTCGCCTTCAGCCTCAAGATGAAGGGCGTCGACAAGCAAGAGCGCCGGGCCAAGGCGCTCGAGATGCTGAAGCTGATGCAGATGGAGGGTTATGCCAACCGGCGTCCGGCCCAGCTTTCCGGCGGCCAGCAGCAGCGCGTCGCGCTGGCGCGCGCGCTCATCACCGATCCGGAAGCGCTGCTGCTCGACGAGCCACTGTCGGCGCTCGATCCGTTCCTGAAGATCCGCATGCGTGCCGAACTCAAGAAACTGCAGAAGACGCTCGGCATCACCTTCGTGCACGTCACCCACAGCCAGGAAGAGGCGATGGCGCTCGCCGACGTTATCGTCATCATGAATGACGGCCGGATCGAGCAAGCGGCGGCACCGCGCGAGGTCTTCGAGCGGCCGGCGACGGCCTTCGTCGCGCGGTTTATGGGCGATCACAACGTGCTGTCCGGCCGGGTGACCTCCAGCGAGAACGGCGTGCTCGTCATGACCGTACCGGAAGGTCAGAGCTTTTCCGTGCGCGGGACGGGCAGGGAGATCGGCGAGCCTGTCGACATCGGCATCCGCACCGACCGCGTGCGGCTGCAGGTGGCGAGCGAATGGACGCTCGGCTTCGATGGCATCGTCTCCAACATCGAATATCGCGGTTCTTCCGTGAAGATCACCGTTCTCGGTGCCGGCAGCGACGACTTCACCGTCATCGCTGACGACGCTGAATATTTCGCCCGGCCGGTTGCCGTCGGCGACACCGTTTCGCTCAGCTGGGCGCCCGAAGATGCCGTGCTTCTCGGCCGACCTTCTGCATAA
- a CDS encoding GntR family transcriptional regulator, whose translation MKSAAKAQQAEDSAETGAQQIRDAIREAIVERRLSPGTKLSEGDVGNLFNVSRTLARAALQALSYEGLVSVEKNRGAFVAYPSPEEARQIFSARRLVEPGILREAAARITPDDVTHLRQLLLEEGRLMSERGQTARRAEIKASGDFHLMLAGISGNSIMQRFMEELVARSSLVIALYGQSTASSCGHSEHGDIISAIEADELDRACQLMLHHIAHIEADLDLRERKSLGLKEAFEL comes from the coding sequence ATGAAATCCGCCGCCAAGGCTCAGCAGGCCGAAGACTCCGCCGAAACAGGCGCGCAACAGATCCGCGATGCCATTCGCGAAGCGATCGTCGAGCGCAGGCTCTCGCCCGGCACCAAGCTTTCGGAAGGCGATGTCGGCAATCTCTTCAATGTTAGCCGCACGCTTGCACGCGCCGCCCTGCAGGCGCTGTCCTATGAAGGTCTCGTCAGCGTCGAGAAGAACCGCGGCGCCTTCGTCGCCTATCCCTCGCCGGAAGAGGCTCGTCAGATTTTTTCCGCCCGCCGGCTGGTCGAACCCGGCATTTTGCGCGAGGCAGCGGCGCGGATCACGCCTGATGACGTTACCCATCTGCGTCAGCTTCTGCTGGAAGAAGGCCGCCTGATGAGCGAGCGTGGCCAGACGGCGCGCCGCGCCGAAATCAAGGCATCGGGTGATTTTCATCTGATGCTGGCGGGGATATCGGGAAACTCGATCATGCAGCGCTTCATGGAAGAGCTTGTCGCCCGCTCGTCTCTGGTGATTGCGCTCTACGGGCAGTCGACCGCATCGAGCTGCGGCCATTCCGAACACGGTGACATCATCTCGGCGATCGAAGCCGACGAACTCGACCGCGCCTGCCAGCTGATGCTGCATCACATCGCCCATATCGAGGCCGATCTCGACCTGCGCGAACGCAAGAGCCTGGGCCTCAAGGAAGCCTTCGAACTGTGA
- a CDS encoding DUF4174 domain-containing protein, which yields MLKSIVHEIIGTPRREPELPQSLEQFRDRKRVLIIFADAQDDRALIQDEWLRKAHMRLIEEDVEVFSIAGGGAFALFDDDWELDADDIRDRLQGPPSGEFGLILIGRDGTVKLRSSEPMSAEDIFAAFEMLPKKTPW from the coding sequence ATGCTAAAATCTATTGTTCATGAAATCATCGGTACACCCAGGCGTGAGCCTGAGCTTCCGCAATCGCTCGAGCAGTTTCGCGACAGGAAACGGGTGCTGATCATCTTTGCCGATGCGCAAGATGACCGCGCGCTTATCCAGGACGAATGGCTGCGCAAGGCGCATATGCGCCTGATCGAGGAAGACGTCGAGGTGTTCAGCATCGCCGGCGGCGGCGCGTTTGCGCTGTTCGACGATGACTGGGAACTCGATGCCGACGATATTCGCGATCGGCTGCAGGGACCGCCGTCCGGCGAGTTCGGGCTGATCCTGATCGGACGCGACGGAACCGTTAAGCTGCGCTCGAGCGAGCCGATGAGCGCCGAGGATATCTTCGCTGCCTTTGAGATGTTGCCGAAGAAGACGCCTTGGTAG
- a CDS encoding DUF2934 domain-containing protein, whose product MSDRRHEWISKRAYAIWEEQGRPDGRDDEHWRQAVSERDALERTQASVDGREVLVKFRPKPQRPEVPRQDWVNPSTKVG is encoded by the coding sequence ATGAGCGACAGACGCCACGAATGGATCAGCAAGAGAGCTTACGCGATTTGGGAAGAACAGGGCCGGCCCGATGGCCGCGACGACGAGCATTGGCGCCAGGCCGTTTCCGAACGCGATGCGCTGGAACGCACGCAAGCCTCTGTCGATGGTCGCGAGGTGCTGGTGAAGTTTCGTCCGAAACCGCAGCGGCCAGAAGTGCCGCGTCAGGACTGGGTCAATCCTTCGACAAAGGTCGGCTAG
- a CDS encoding LuxR family transcriptional regulator — MIENTYSEKFEPAFEQIKAAANVDAAIRILQAEYALDFVTYHLAQTIAAKIDSPFVRTTYPDAWVSRYLLNSYVKVDPIVKQGFERQLPFDWSEVEPTPEAYAMLVDAQKHGIGGNGYSIPVADKAQRRALLSLNARIPAEEWAELVRRCRNEWIEIAHLIHRKAVYELHGENDPVPALSPREIECLHWTALGKDYKDISVILGISEHTTRDYLKTARFKLGCATISAAASRAVQLRIINP, encoded by the coding sequence ATGATTGAGAATACCTACAGCGAAAAGTTCGAGCCCGCTTTCGAACAGATCAAGGCTGCGGCCAATGTGGATGCCGCCATCCGCATTCTCCAGGCAGAATATGCCCTTGATTTCGTGACTTACCATCTCGCCCAGACGATCGCGGCCAAGATCGATTCGCCCTTCGTACGCACCACCTATCCGGATGCCTGGGTCTCCCGCTATCTCCTGAATAGCTATGTGAAGGTCGATCCCATCGTCAAACAGGGCTTCGAACGCCAGCTGCCCTTCGATTGGAGTGAGGTCGAGCCGACGCCCGAGGCCTATGCCATGCTGGTCGATGCGCAGAAGCACGGCATCGGCGGCAACGGCTACTCCATTCCCGTCGCCGACAAAGCGCAACGTCGTGCGCTCTTGTCGCTGAATGCCCGCATACCGGCCGAGGAATGGGCCGAGCTCGTCCGCCGCTGCCGCAATGAATGGATCGAGATCGCCCACCTGATCCACCGCAAGGCCGTCTACGAGCTGCATGGCGAAAACGATCCGGTGCCGGCATTGTCGCCGCGTGAGATCGAATGTCTGCACTGGACGGCGCTGGGCAAGGATTACAAGGATATTTCGGTCATCCTCGGCATATCCGAGCATACCACCCGCGATTATCTGAAGACCGCCCGCTTCAAGCTCGGCTGCGCCACGATCTCGGCCGCCGCCTCGCGGGCCGTGCAGCTACGCATCATCAATCCCTGA
- a CDS encoding acyl-homoserine-lactone synthase: MFVIVQAHEYQKYAAVLDQMFRLRKKVFADTLGWDVPVIGPYERDSYDSLAPAYLVWCNDSRTRLYGGMRLMPTTGPTLLYDVFRETFPDAANLIAPGIWEGTRMCIDEEAIAKDFSNVDAGRAFSMMLLALCECALDHGIHTMISNYEPYLKRVYKRAGAEVEELGRADGYGKYPVCCGAFEVSNGVLRKMRAALGLTLPLYVRHVPARSVVTQFLEMAA; the protein is encoded by the coding sequence ATGTTCGTTATCGTTCAGGCACATGAGTATCAGAAATACGCTGCCGTACTCGACCAGATGTTTCGCCTGCGCAAGAAGGTCTTCGCCGATACGCTCGGCTGGGACGTTCCCGTCATCGGCCCCTACGAACGCGACAGCTACGATTCGCTCGCCCCCGCCTATCTCGTCTGGTGCAACGACAGCCGCACCCGGCTCTATGGCGGCATGCGTCTGATGCCGACGACAGGCCCGACCCTTCTCTACGACGTCTTCCGCGAGACGTTTCCCGATGCCGCCAATCTTATCGCCCCCGGCATCTGGGAAGGCACGCGCATGTGCATCGACGAGGAGGCGATCGCCAAGGATTTCTCCAATGTCGACGCCGGCCGCGCCTTTTCCATGATGCTGCTTGCGCTTTGCGAATGCGCGCTCGATCACGGCATCCATACGATGATTTCCAACTACGAGCCCTACCTCAAGCGCGTCTACAAGCGCGCCGGCGCCGAAGTGGAAGAACTCGGCCGTGCAGACGGCTACGGCAAATATCCCGTCTGCTGCGGCGCCTTCGAAGTATCGAACGGGGTGCTGCGCAAGATGCGCGCCGCCCTCGGCCTCACCCTACCCCTTTATGTCAGGCACGTGCCGGCCCGCTCGGTCGTGACCCAATTCCTGGAGATGGCAGCATGA
- a CDS encoding response regulator: protein MAALNSAVVLIVEDEPLIRFNILDVLEEVGHVALEAANADEALVVLKGRQDVDILFTDVNMAGSMDGLQLANRVRAMRPNIGIIITSGMVRLDPMALPANTAFLPKPYMHDTLISTIDALMG from the coding sequence ATGGCGGCTTTGAACAGCGCAGTTGTGCTCATCGTGGAGGACGAGCCGCTGATCCGGTTCAATATCCTCGATGTGCTGGAGGAGGTCGGCCATGTAGCGCTGGAGGCGGCGAATGCGGACGAGGCTCTGGTGGTGCTGAAGGGCAGGCAAGATGTCGATATCCTCTTCACCGACGTCAATATGGCCGGTTCGATGGACGGTCTGCAGCTTGCCAATCGGGTGAGGGCGATGCGTCCGAATATCGGCATCATCATCACCTCGGGCATGGTGAGGCTCGATCCGATGGCGCTGCCCGCCAATACCGCCTTCCTGCCGAAGCCCTACATGCACGACACGCTGATTTCAACGATCGATGCCCTGATGGGGTAA
- a CDS encoding FkbM family methyltransferase: MLHIANIAPPRFRLWTRASREWRHGEPELRILDRLCRRGQTAIDIGANYGVYSWFLSKYARDVVAFEPQPNMVAFLKAALGSSVRVEQVALSDSAGVATMRIPSDQLMDGCATIEEQNTLSTQSVEEISVPTRRLDSYRFDTVGFIKIDVEGHELKVLEGAEAILHRDHPNLLIEAEDRHRPNAVASVIDYLKPFGYSAYCLKDRKFRSLSIDEVQKGSSGTPYNYVFSIREDL; this comes from the coding sequence ATGCTTCATATCGCCAATATTGCTCCACCTCGGTTCAGGCTATGGACGCGCGCTTCACGAGAATGGCGCCATGGTGAGCCCGAGCTTCGCATCCTCGATAGATTATGCCGTCGGGGCCAGACTGCAATCGATATAGGTGCGAACTACGGTGTCTATTCTTGGTTCCTGTCCAAGTATGCGCGCGATGTCGTCGCCTTCGAACCTCAGCCTAACATGGTCGCTTTTCTGAAGGCTGCGCTTGGTTCGTCGGTTCGGGTCGAGCAGGTCGCGCTGTCCGACAGCGCTGGCGTTGCAACGATGCGGATCCCCAGTGATCAGCTCATGGATGGCTGCGCCACGATTGAGGAGCAGAATACGCTTTCGACGCAAAGTGTCGAAGAAATTTCCGTTCCAACCCGACGCCTGGATAGCTATCGGTTCGACACTGTAGGCTTCATTAAGATCGACGTTGAAGGGCACGAACTAAAAGTGCTTGAAGGCGCGGAGGCTATATTGCACCGGGATCACCCAAATCTGCTCATCGAAGCGGAAGACCGACATCGACCCAACGCCGTCGCCAGTGTGATCGATTATCTTAAGCCGTTCGGATATTCCGCATATTGCCTGAAAGATCGAAAATTTCGTTCTCTGTCGATCGACGAGGTCCAGAAGGGCTCTTCCGGAACGCCTTATAACTACGTTTTTTCTATCCGCGAGGATCTGTAA